The Synchiropus splendidus isolate RoL2022-P1 chromosome 11, RoL_Sspl_1.0, whole genome shotgun sequence genome contains a region encoding:
- the tlx2 gene encoding T-cell leukemia homeobox protein 2 isoform X2, giving the protein MEHTGIEEVNQTHQQQHEPISFGIDQILNSSDQSSGCMLPNRTGEADYALAASYSNGYGGVYNPACSMAAGLAGSYNVNMNMNVSMNMNVNVNSAGAGGVIRVPAHRPMPPPPPPGSAAAASAPHPPPSAHPAGLGPGIPAVPGMGMGNAANFTFPWMESSRRFAKDRLTGEPAEESRAAELTGGSGAAGSLCPLPKGDLGRVPVWSTVETLTKCYYPELAHLRDGTGLLADYAFPKGACPAALSPFSVTRRIGHPYQNRTPPKRKKPRTSFSRVQICELEKRFHRQKYLASAERATLAKALKMTDAQVKTWFQNRRTKWRRQTAEEREAERQQANRLMLQLQQEAFQKTLSQPLQPDPLCLHNSSLYALQNLQPWADDNKLSV; this is encoded by the exons ATGGAGCACACCGGCATCGAGGAGGTGAACCAGACGCACCAGCAACAGCACGAACCCATCAGCTTCGGCATCGACCAGATCCTCAACAGCTCGGACCAGTCCAGCGGCTGCATGCTCCCGAACCGGACCGGAGAGGCGGATTACGCGCTCGCGGCGTCCTACAGCAACGGCTACGGCGGTGTCTACAACCCGGCCTGCTCCATGGCGGCGGGTCTGGCGGGCTCCTACAACgtcaacatgaacatgaacgtCAGCATGAACATGAACGTCAACGTCAACTCGGCCGGTGCCGGCGGGGTCATCCGGGTTCCGGCGCACAGACCCATGCCTCCGCCGCCGCCCCCGGGCTCCGCAGCTGCCGCGAGTGCGCCGCACCCGCCGCCGAGCGCGCATCCGGCCGGACTCGGACCCGGGATCCCCGCTGTGCCCGGGATGGGGATGGGGAACGCTGCCAATTTCACTTTTCCCTGGATGGAGAGCAGTCGGAGGTTCGCCAAGGACAGACTGACAG GGGAGCCGGCAGAGGAGAGCCGGGCAGCAGAGCTGACAGGGGGGTCGGGGGCCGCGGGGTCCCTCTGTCCGCTCCCCAAGGGAGACCTCGGCAGGGTCCCCGTCTGGAGCACGGTGGAGACCTTAACTAAATGTTATTACCCTGAACTCGCTCACCTGCGAGACGGCACGGGCCTCCTCGCTGACTACGCCTTCCCTAAGGGGGCGTGTCCAG CGGCGCTCTCACCGTTCTCCGTGACGCGGCGGATCGGACACCCGTACCAGAACCGGACGCCGCCCAAGAGGAAAAAGCCGCGCACGTCGTTCAGCCGCGTTCAGATCTGCGAGCTGGAGAAGCGCTTCCACCGGCAGAAGTACCTGGCATCAGCCGAGAGGGCGACGCTGGCCAAAGCTCTGAAGATGACCGACGCACAAGTCAAGAcctggttccagaaccgacgCACCAAGTGGAG GCGACAGACGGCGGAGGAGCGCGAGGCGGAGCGGCAGCAGGCCAACCGCctgatgctgcagctgcagcaggaagcctTCCAGAAGACTCTGAGCCAGCCGCTGCAGCCGGACCCCCTCTGCCTGCACAACTCCTCCCTGTACGCCCTGCAGAACCTGCAGCCGTGGGCCGATGACAATAAG CTGTCGGTCTAG
- the tlx2 gene encoding T-cell leukemia homeobox protein 2 isoform X3: MEHTGIEEVNQTHQQQHEPISFGIDQILNSSDQSSGCMLPNRTGEADYALAASYSNGYGGVYNPACSMAAGLAGSYNVNMNMNVSMNMNVNVNSAGAGGVIRVPAHRPMPPPPPPGSAAAASAPHPPPSAHPAGLGPGIPAVPGMGMGNAANFTFPWMESSRRFAKDRLTAALSPFSVTRRIGHPYQNRTPPKRKKPRTSFSRVQICELEKRFHRQKYLASAERATLAKALKMTDAQVKTWFQNRRTKWRRQTAEEREAERQQANRLMLQLQQEAFQKTLSQPLQPDPLCLHNSSLYALQNLQPWADDNKVTSVTSVASVV; encoded by the exons ATGGAGCACACCGGCATCGAGGAGGTGAACCAGACGCACCAGCAACAGCACGAACCCATCAGCTTCGGCATCGACCAGATCCTCAACAGCTCGGACCAGTCCAGCGGCTGCATGCTCCCGAACCGGACCGGAGAGGCGGATTACGCGCTCGCGGCGTCCTACAGCAACGGCTACGGCGGTGTCTACAACCCGGCCTGCTCCATGGCGGCGGGTCTGGCGGGCTCCTACAACgtcaacatgaacatgaacgtCAGCATGAACATGAACGTCAACGTCAACTCGGCCGGTGCCGGCGGGGTCATCCGGGTTCCGGCGCACAGACCCATGCCTCCGCCGCCGCCCCCGGGCTCCGCAGCTGCCGCGAGTGCGCCGCACCCGCCGCCGAGCGCGCATCCGGCCGGACTCGGACCCGGGATCCCCGCTGTGCCCGGGATGGGGATGGGGAACGCTGCCAATTTCACTTTTCCCTGGATGGAGAGCAGTCGGAGGTTCGCCAAGGACAGACTGACAG CGGCGCTCTCACCGTTCTCCGTGACGCGGCGGATCGGACACCCGTACCAGAACCGGACGCCGCCCAAGAGGAAAAAGCCGCGCACGTCGTTCAGCCGCGTTCAGATCTGCGAGCTGGAGAAGCGCTTCCACCGGCAGAAGTACCTGGCATCAGCCGAGAGGGCGACGCTGGCCAAAGCTCTGAAGATGACCGACGCACAAGTCAAGAcctggttccagaaccgacgCACCAAGTGGAG GCGACAGACGGCGGAGGAGCGCGAGGCGGAGCGGCAGCAGGCCAACCGCctgatgctgcagctgcagcaggaagcctTCCAGAAGACTCTGAGCCAGCCGCTGCAGCCGGACCCCCTCTGCCTGCACAACTCCTCCCTGTACGCCCTGCAGAACCTGCAGCCGTGGGCCGATGACAATAAGGTGACCTCCGTCACCTCCGTGGCATCTGTGGTGTGa
- the tlx2 gene encoding T-cell leukemia homeobox protein 2 isoform X1: protein MEHTGIEEVNQTHQQQHEPISFGIDQILNSSDQSSGCMLPNRTGEADYALAASYSNGYGGVYNPACSMAAGLAGSYNVNMNMNVSMNMNVNVNSAGAGGVIRVPAHRPMPPPPPPGSAAAASAPHPPPSAHPAGLGPGIPAVPGMGMGNAANFTFPWMESSRRFAKDRLTGEPAEESRAAELTGGSGAAGSLCPLPKGDLGRVPVWSTVETLTKCYYPELAHLRDGTGLLADYAFPKGACPAALSPFSVTRRIGHPYQNRTPPKRKKPRTSFSRVQICELEKRFHRQKYLASAERATLAKALKMTDAQVKTWFQNRRTKWRRQTAEEREAERQQANRLMLQLQQEAFQKTLSQPLQPDPLCLHNSSLYALQNLQPWADDNKVTSVTSVASVV, encoded by the exons ATGGAGCACACCGGCATCGAGGAGGTGAACCAGACGCACCAGCAACAGCACGAACCCATCAGCTTCGGCATCGACCAGATCCTCAACAGCTCGGACCAGTCCAGCGGCTGCATGCTCCCGAACCGGACCGGAGAGGCGGATTACGCGCTCGCGGCGTCCTACAGCAACGGCTACGGCGGTGTCTACAACCCGGCCTGCTCCATGGCGGCGGGTCTGGCGGGCTCCTACAACgtcaacatgaacatgaacgtCAGCATGAACATGAACGTCAACGTCAACTCGGCCGGTGCCGGCGGGGTCATCCGGGTTCCGGCGCACAGACCCATGCCTCCGCCGCCGCCCCCGGGCTCCGCAGCTGCCGCGAGTGCGCCGCACCCGCCGCCGAGCGCGCATCCGGCCGGACTCGGACCCGGGATCCCCGCTGTGCCCGGGATGGGGATGGGGAACGCTGCCAATTTCACTTTTCCCTGGATGGAGAGCAGTCGGAGGTTCGCCAAGGACAGACTGACAG GGGAGCCGGCAGAGGAGAGCCGGGCAGCAGAGCTGACAGGGGGGTCGGGGGCCGCGGGGTCCCTCTGTCCGCTCCCCAAGGGAGACCTCGGCAGGGTCCCCGTCTGGAGCACGGTGGAGACCTTAACTAAATGTTATTACCCTGAACTCGCTCACCTGCGAGACGGCACGGGCCTCCTCGCTGACTACGCCTTCCCTAAGGGGGCGTGTCCAG CGGCGCTCTCACCGTTCTCCGTGACGCGGCGGATCGGACACCCGTACCAGAACCGGACGCCGCCCAAGAGGAAAAAGCCGCGCACGTCGTTCAGCCGCGTTCAGATCTGCGAGCTGGAGAAGCGCTTCCACCGGCAGAAGTACCTGGCATCAGCCGAGAGGGCGACGCTGGCCAAAGCTCTGAAGATGACCGACGCACAAGTCAAGAcctggttccagaaccgacgCACCAAGTGGAG GCGACAGACGGCGGAGGAGCGCGAGGCGGAGCGGCAGCAGGCCAACCGCctgatgctgcagctgcagcaggaagcctTCCAGAAGACTCTGAGCCAGCCGCTGCAGCCGGACCCCCTCTGCCTGCACAACTCCTCCCTGTACGCCCTGCAGAACCTGCAGCCGTGGGCCGATGACAATAAGGTGACCTCCGTCACCTCCGTGGCATCTGTGGTGTGa